From one Burkholderia latens genomic stretch:
- the dkgB gene encoding 2,5-didehydrogluconate reductase DkgB gives MSNIPAFGLGTFRLQGQVVIDSVRNGLELGYRAIDTAQIYGNEAEVGDAIAASGVRREDLFLTTKIWVDNYAPEKLAASLEESLRKLRTDYVDLTLIHWPAPDNGVPLAAFMTALADAKAKGLTRQIGISNFNIELTKEAIAVVGKDAIATNQIELSPYLQNRKLVGFLQREGIHVTSYMTLAYGKVLGDPVIGAIAQRHDATPAQVALAWALQLGYSVIPSSTKRENLASNLLAQTLRLTDEDLVQIVALERNGREVDPAGLAPKWD, from the coding sequence ATGAGCAACATTCCCGCATTCGGCCTCGGCACGTTTCGCCTGCAAGGCCAGGTCGTCATCGACTCCGTTCGCAACGGGCTCGAGCTCGGTTATCGAGCGATCGACACCGCACAGATCTACGGCAACGAGGCCGAAGTCGGCGACGCAATCGCCGCATCGGGCGTGCGCCGCGAAGACCTTTTTCTCACGACCAAGATCTGGGTCGACAACTACGCACCGGAAAAGCTCGCCGCGAGCCTCGAGGAAAGTCTGCGCAAGCTGCGCACCGACTATGTCGACCTGACGCTGATCCACTGGCCGGCACCGGACAACGGCGTGCCGCTCGCCGCGTTCATGACCGCGCTGGCCGACGCGAAGGCGAAGGGCCTTACGCGCCAGATCGGCATCTCGAACTTCAACATCGAACTGACGAAGGAAGCGATCGCCGTGGTCGGCAAGGATGCGATCGCGACGAACCAGATCGAACTGAGCCCGTATCTGCAGAACCGCAAGCTGGTCGGATTCCTGCAACGCGAAGGCATACACGTGACGTCGTACATGACGCTCGCGTACGGCAAGGTGCTCGGCGACCCGGTGATCGGCGCGATCGCGCAGCGCCACGACGCGACGCCGGCGCAGGTCGCGCTCGCGTGGGCGCTGCAGCTCGGCTATTCGGTGATTCCGTCGTCGACCAAACGCGAGAACCTCGCGAGCAACCTGCTCGCGCAGACGCTGCGCCTGACCGACGAAGACCTCGTGCAGATCGTCGCGCTCGAGCGCAACGGCCGCGAGGTCGACCCGGCCGGTCTCGCACCGAAGTGGGATTGA
- a CDS encoding alkene reductase: MTQQDPLFQPLQLGALTLPNRIVMPPMTRSRASQPGDEANELMAAYYAQRASAGLIVSEGTYIAPLGKGYAWTPGIHTPSQVAGWRKVTDAVHAAHGRIFAQLWHVGRLSHTSLLGGRQPVSSSPLQAKGVNVFVASDDGSTPGFVQASEPRALSIDEIGEIVDQYRAAARNAIEAGFDGVELHGANGYLVNQFIDSNANTRTDAYGGSLDNRLRFLREVAQALIEGTGDASRVGIRLAPLTTLNGCVDDDPETTYLAAAKLLGELGVGYLHVAEADWDDAPLMPVAFKQQLRAAYPGVLIYAGAYTAERARDAIAAGWADLVAFGRPFVANPDLPERLRTGAPLAQHDRNTLFGGGARGLTDYPTLAQTAA, from the coding sequence ATGACTCAACAGGATCCGCTGTTCCAACCGCTGCAACTCGGCGCGCTGACGCTGCCGAACCGCATCGTGATGCCGCCGATGACACGCTCGCGCGCGAGTCAGCCTGGCGACGAAGCCAACGAATTGATGGCCGCGTATTATGCGCAGCGCGCGAGTGCGGGGCTGATTGTCAGCGAAGGCACGTACATCGCGCCGCTCGGCAAAGGCTACGCATGGACGCCCGGCATCCACACGCCGTCGCAGGTAGCCGGCTGGCGCAAGGTGACGGACGCCGTCCACGCGGCGCACGGCCGCATCTTCGCGCAGCTGTGGCACGTCGGCCGGCTGAGCCATACGAGCCTGCTCGGCGGCCGCCAACCCGTGTCGTCGTCGCCGCTGCAGGCGAAGGGCGTGAACGTGTTCGTCGCCAGCGACGACGGCAGCACGCCGGGCTTCGTGCAGGCGTCCGAGCCGCGCGCGCTGTCGATCGATGAAATCGGCGAGATCGTCGACCAATACCGCGCCGCCGCCCGCAACGCGATCGAAGCCGGCTTCGACGGCGTCGAGCTGCACGGTGCGAACGGCTATCTCGTGAACCAGTTCATCGACTCGAACGCAAACACGCGCACCGACGCATACGGCGGCTCGCTGGACAACCGGTTGCGCTTCCTGCGCGAAGTCGCGCAGGCGCTGATCGAAGGCACCGGCGACGCGTCGCGCGTCGGCATCCGGCTCGCGCCGTTGACCACGCTGAACGGCTGTGTCGACGACGATCCGGAAACCACCTATCTCGCCGCCGCCAAGCTGCTTGGCGAACTCGGCGTCGGCTATCTGCACGTCGCGGAAGCCGACTGGGACGACGCGCCGCTGATGCCGGTCGCATTCAAGCAGCAGTTGCGTGCCGCGTACCCGGGCGTGCTGATCTACGCCGGCGCGTACACCGCCGAGCGTGCGCGCGATGCGATCGCCGCCGGCTGGGCCGACCTCGTCGCGTTCGGCCGTCCGTTCGTCGCGAACCCCGACTTGCCCGAGCGCCTGCGCACCGGCGCCCCGCTCGCGCAGCACGACCGCAACACGCTGTTCGGCGGCGGCGCGCGCGGCCTGACCGACTACCCGACGCTCGCACAAACCGCAGCGTAA
- a CDS encoding O-methyltransferase yields the protein MTTLIQDPLASLLERLFDEADASSPASNPDFADLTRDEQARLMRSKTGYADFYARLKDYPLAVSRETGTLLYMLARSCGARSIVEFGTSFGISTLHLAAALRDNGGGRVITSEFEASKVARARANLTAAGLADLVEIREGDALSTLAVDLPDTVDLLLLDGAKALYSEILARVEPRLRPGAFVVADNAQYSPEYLAYVREPRNGYLSVPFGGDVELSMRIRGSRPD from the coding sequence ATGACCACCCTGATTCAAGACCCGCTCGCGTCGCTGCTGGAGCGCCTGTTCGACGAAGCCGACGCGTCGTCGCCCGCGTCGAACCCGGACTTCGCCGACTTGACGCGCGACGAGCAAGCGCGGCTGATGCGCAGCAAGACCGGCTACGCGGACTTCTATGCACGCCTGAAGGACTACCCGCTCGCGGTGTCGCGCGAGACGGGCACGCTTCTGTACATGCTCGCGCGCAGCTGCGGCGCGCGTTCGATCGTCGAATTCGGAACGTCGTTCGGCATCTCGACACTGCACCTCGCCGCCGCGTTGCGCGACAACGGCGGCGGCCGCGTGATCACGAGCGAGTTCGAAGCGTCGAAGGTCGCGCGGGCGCGTGCGAACCTCACGGCGGCGGGATTGGCCGATCTGGTCGAGATCCGCGAAGGCGATGCGCTGAGCACGCTGGCCGTGGATCTGCCGGATACCGTCGACCTGCTGCTGCTCGACGGCGCGAAGGCGCTGTATTCGGAGATACTCGCGCGGGTCGAGCCGCGCCTGCGGCCGGGTGCGTTTGTCGTCGCCGACAACGCGCAGTACAGCCCCGAGTACCTCGCGTACGTGCGCGAGCCGCGCAACGGCTATCTGTCGGTGCCGTTCGGCGGCGACGTCGAGCTGTCGATGCGGATCCGCGGATCGCGACCGGATTGA
- a CDS encoding TetR family transcriptional regulator, producing the protein MTNYSGFTIRIGRPVMTQRRNAPIASRRQPRQARSTQLVDDVLEAAIQVLAAEGAQRFTMARVAERAGVSVGSLYQYFPNKAAVLFRLQHDEWRQTSGMLCEMLQDTSKTPPERLRTAVHAFIRSECDEAPMRIALDDAAPLYRDAPEAQAVKAEGNRVFSAFMREALPGVSDAEHALACTLVMTTLTSGGKAFSETARTPAEIAAFSDAMADMFDAYLAHLSRG; encoded by the coding sequence ATGACGAACTATTCAGGTTTTACTATTCGCATTGGCAGGCCCGTCATGACCCAGCGTCGCAACGCCCCGATCGCCTCGCGCCGACAGCCTCGGCAGGCCCGCTCGACCCAACTCGTCGACGACGTGCTCGAGGCCGCTATTCAGGTTTTGGCTGCCGAAGGCGCACAGCGCTTCACGATGGCGCGCGTCGCCGAGCGCGCCGGCGTGAGCGTCGGCTCGCTATACCAGTACTTTCCGAACAAGGCGGCCGTGCTGTTCCGGCTCCAGCACGACGAATGGCGGCAGACGTCGGGAATGCTGTGCGAGATGCTGCAGGACACGAGCAAGACGCCGCCCGAGCGGCTGCGCACCGCCGTCCACGCGTTTATCCGTTCCGAATGCGACGAGGCGCCGATGCGCATCGCGCTCGACGACGCCGCGCCCCTCTATCGCGACGCCCCCGAGGCCCAGGCAGTGAAGGCCGAGGGCAACCGCGTGTTCAGCGCGTTCATGCGCGAAGCGCTGCCCGGCGTATCCGACGCCGAACATGCGCTCGCGTGCACGCTGGTCATGACGACGCTCACGTCCGGCGGCAAGGCGTTCTCCGAAACCGCGCGCACGCCCGCGGAGATCGCCGCGTTCTCGGACGCGATGGCCGACATGTTCGACGCGTACCTTGCACATCTGTCGCGCGGTTGA
- a CDS encoding NCS2 family permease, protein MSDTPVQPTVGVGAQETDLRTTGLIDRYFGISSRGSTQRREIVAGVTTFLAMVYSVFVVPGMFGKAGFDTSAVFVAVCLTTAFGSLLMGLWAKLPIAIGCAISLTAFTAFGLVLGKGLHPSVALGAVFLMGVVFTGISVTGVRSWILRNLPAGVAHGTGIGIGLFLLLIASNDVGLVIKNPGAGLPVSLGQIGAFPVIMSVIGLAAIFGLEKRRVPGGILLVVVAISLIGLAFDPAVKYRGVFALPSLSAPGHASLIGAMDIKGALSMAVLPSVLALVMTAVFDATGTIRAVAGQAGQLDDNGRIVNGGRALTADSVSSIFSGFLGGAPAAAYIESSVGVAAGAKTGLAAAVVGLLFLVVMFFSPLAGLVPSYATAPALMYVGLLMLGSVSKLHMDDMVDAMSGLVCAVFIVLTANIVTGIMLGFSTLVIGRLASGEFRKLNVGTVLIAAVLVTFYLGGWAI, encoded by the coding sequence ATGAGTGATACCCCGGTGCAACCGACGGTCGGCGTCGGCGCGCAAGAAACTGACCTCCGCACCACGGGGCTCATCGACCGGTACTTCGGCATTTCGTCGCGCGGCAGCACGCAACGTCGCGAAATCGTCGCGGGCGTGACCACCTTCCTCGCGATGGTGTATTCCGTATTCGTCGTGCCCGGCATGTTCGGCAAAGCCGGCTTCGACACGAGCGCCGTGTTCGTCGCGGTCTGCCTGACCACCGCGTTCGGTTCGCTGCTGATGGGCCTGTGGGCGAAGCTGCCGATCGCGATCGGCTGCGCGATTTCGCTGACCGCCTTCACCGCGTTCGGCCTCGTGCTCGGCAAGGGACTGCACCCGAGCGTCGCGCTCGGCGCCGTCTTCCTGATGGGTGTCGTGTTCACCGGCATCTCGGTCACCGGCGTGCGTTCGTGGATCCTGCGCAACCTGCCGGCAGGCGTCGCGCACGGCACCGGCATCGGCATCGGCCTGTTCCTGCTGCTGATCGCGTCGAACGACGTCGGCCTCGTGATCAAGAATCCGGGCGCCGGCCTGCCGGTGTCGCTCGGGCAAATCGGCGCGTTCCCGGTCATCATGTCGGTCATCGGCCTCGCCGCGATCTTCGGGCTCGAAAAGCGGCGCGTACCGGGCGGCATCCTGCTCGTCGTCGTCGCGATCTCGCTGATCGGCCTCGCGTTCGATCCGGCGGTGAAGTACCGCGGCGTCTTCGCGCTGCCGTCGCTGAGCGCGCCGGGCCATGCGTCGCTGATCGGTGCGATGGACATCAAGGGCGCGCTGTCGATGGCCGTGTTGCCGAGCGTGCTCGCGCTCGTGATGACGGCCGTGTTCGACGCGACCGGCACGATTCGCGCGGTCGCCGGCCAGGCAGGGCAGCTCGACGACAACGGCCGCATCGTCAACGGCGGCCGCGCACTGACCGCGGATTCGGTCAGTTCGATCTTCTCCGGCTTCCTCGGCGGCGCGCCGGCGGCGGCCTATATCGAGTCGAGCGTCGGCGTGGCCGCCGGCGCGAAGACGGGCCTTGCAGCCGCGGTCGTCGGCCTGCTGTTCCTCGTCGTGATGTTCTTCTCGCCGCTCGCGGGCCTCGTGCCCTCGTATGCGACGGCGCCCGCGCTGATGTACGTCGGCCTGCTGATGCTCGGCAGCGTGAGCAAGCTGCACATGGACGACATGGTCGACGCGATGTCGGGCCTCGTATGCGCGGTGTTCATCGTGCTGACCGCGAATATCGTGACGGGGATCATGCTCGGCTTCTCGACGCTCGTGATCGGCCGCCTCGCCAGCGGCGAATTTCGCAAGCTCAACGTCGGCACCGTGCTCATCGCGGCCGTGCTCGTCACGTTCTATCTCGGCGGCTGGGCCATCTGA
- a CDS encoding CopD family protein, with protein MIYLILKAVHLVAVVTFVGGLLLSSVAVRIANLAVHRAVRRWDRTVTAPALAIVWGAGVALALSGHWFGSAWLSVKLAIVVALSALHGILSGTLRRMERDDLVVVPVPWLGQAAGAVIVAMAFVVGLAVIKPF; from the coding sequence ATGATCTACCTGATACTGAAGGCCGTGCATCTGGTCGCCGTCGTCACGTTCGTCGGCGGGCTGTTGTTGTCGTCGGTCGCGGTCCGCATCGCGAACCTGGCCGTGCATCGCGCGGTGCGGCGCTGGGATCGCACGGTGACGGCGCCCGCGCTCGCGATCGTCTGGGGCGCGGGTGTCGCGCTCGCGCTGAGCGGTCACTGGTTCGGCAGCGCGTGGCTGTCGGTGAAGCTCGCGATCGTCGTCGCGCTGTCGGCGCTGCACGGGATCCTGAGCGGCACGCTGCGGCGCATGGAGCGCGACGATCTCGTCGTCGTGCCTGTGCCGTGGCTCGGGCAGGCGGCCGGTGCGGTGATCGTTGCAATGGCGTTCGTCGTCGGACTCGCCGTGATCAAACCGTTCTGA
- a CDS encoding DUF3817 domain-containing protein — translation MKQDDRNALRNLQYLSLVEATTLIVLMCVAVPLKHLAGYPVAVSIVGPVHGIAFVLYVWAVVGTASGGLWNRGEVARLVLSAVVPFVGLASAAWIARRRHAR, via the coding sequence ATGAAACAAGACGATCGCAACGCGTTGCGGAACCTGCAATACCTGTCGCTGGTGGAGGCGACCACCCTCATCGTGCTGATGTGCGTAGCCGTGCCGCTCAAGCACCTCGCGGGTTATCCGGTCGCGGTGTCGATCGTGGGCCCGGTGCACGGCATCGCGTTCGTGCTGTACGTGTGGGCGGTGGTCGGCACCGCGTCGGGCGGGCTGTGGAACAGGGGCGAAGTCGCGCGGCTCGTGCTGTCGGCCGTCGTGCCGTTCGTGGGGCTGGCGAGCGCCGCGTGGATCGCGCGCAGGCGGCACGCGCGATGA
- a CDS encoding GlxA family transcriptional regulator, translating to MHTVAVLALPDVVPFDLGVACDTFARVRAPNVAQAYRVRVCSDRPRVGGDLFELRPPFRLDALADADTIMVPGTSVPLAPTSRRVLDALRAAAARGCRIASICSGAFVLAEAGLLDGLRATTHWLAAAELARRYPDVDVDPNVLFVDNGRILTSAGAAAGLDLCLHMIQADYGAAVAVDAARSAVAPRVREGGQAQFIAPEWPAGGDGLHDLMDWLQANLRKPLTLDAIARKALTSVRTLTRRFHEQTGTSPGQWLQTARVRHAQQLLEVTELSIEHVATEAGFGSVGAFRERFARIVGTSPQRYRQAFRARADA from the coding sequence ATGCATACGGTCGCCGTTCTCGCTTTGCCCGATGTCGTCCCGTTCGATCTGGGCGTGGCGTGCGACACATTCGCGCGCGTGCGTGCGCCCAACGTCGCGCAGGCGTACCGCGTCCGTGTGTGCAGCGATCGGCCGCGCGTCGGCGGCGACCTGTTCGAGCTGCGCCCGCCGTTTCGCCTCGACGCGCTAGCCGACGCCGACACGATCATGGTCCCCGGCACGTCGGTGCCGCTCGCGCCGACGTCGCGCCGCGTGCTCGACGCGCTGCGCGCGGCGGCCGCGCGCGGCTGCCGGATCGCGTCGATCTGCAGCGGCGCGTTCGTGCTCGCGGAAGCCGGGCTGCTCGACGGCCTGCGCGCGACGACGCACTGGCTCGCGGCCGCCGAACTCGCGCGCCGCTACCCGGACGTCGACGTCGATCCGAACGTGCTGTTCGTCGACAACGGCCGGATTCTGACGTCGGCCGGCGCGGCGGCCGGCCTCGATCTGTGCCTGCACATGATCCAGGCAGACTATGGCGCTGCGGTCGCGGTCGACGCCGCCCGCAGCGCGGTGGCGCCGCGCGTGCGCGAAGGCGGGCAGGCGCAGTTCATCGCACCCGAATGGCCGGCCGGCGGCGACGGACTGCACGACCTGATGGACTGGCTTCAGGCGAACCTGCGCAAGCCGCTGACGCTCGACGCGATCGCGCGCAAGGCGTTGACGAGCGTGCGCACGCTGACGCGGCGCTTCCACGAGCAGACGGGCACGTCGCCGGGACAATGGCTGCAGACCGCGCGCGTGCGTCATGCGCAACAGTTGCTGGAGGTGACCGAATTGTCGATCGAACACGTGGCGACGGAAGCCGGTTTCGGTTCGGTAGGCGCATTTCGCGAACGCTTCGCGCGTATTGTCGGCACGTCGCCGCAGCGCTATCGGCAGGCGTTCCGCGCACGCGCCGATGCGTGA
- a CDS encoding LysR family transcriptional regulator, which yields MTRIRNHLNIAQLHAFVSAAHHKSLRAAARELGVTQPAITHTIRELETALNAELLVRSVRGVELTACGHALLPRAEQLLGDVRRTVEAVEQEKGEMSGRVAVGTMPSIALTALPHAVTAFRRSMPNVSLHLEEVTVPDALAQLRNGTLDIAAMHHVPALDRDFTQVPLLSTEFTVVMRDGHPLAHARRLEDLLEAEWIVTVGAEQFPHSVMIAMFEARGLPLPKRLLRSPMSFAVTLGLVARSDVIGCFTRPLAAMVAPLGIRTAALDESMPRFDLSIIARRDLLPTPAVSQFVTCLQRAVNETLG from the coding sequence ATGACCCGCATCCGCAATCACCTGAACATCGCGCAGCTCCACGCGTTCGTCTCCGCCGCGCATCACAAGAGCCTGCGCGCCGCCGCGCGCGAGCTCGGCGTCACGCAGCCCGCGATCACGCATACGATCCGCGAACTCGAAACGGCGCTGAACGCCGAGCTGCTCGTGCGCAGCGTGCGCGGCGTCGAGTTGACCGCGTGCGGGCACGCGCTGTTGCCGCGCGCGGAACAGCTGCTCGGCGACGTGCGCCGCACCGTCGAGGCCGTCGAACAGGAGAAAGGCGAAATGTCGGGGCGCGTCGCGGTCGGCACGATGCCGTCGATCGCGCTGACCGCGCTGCCGCATGCGGTCACGGCGTTTCGCCGGTCGATGCCGAACGTGAGCCTGCATCTCGAGGAAGTGACGGTGCCCGACGCGCTCGCGCAGCTGCGCAACGGCACGCTCGACATCGCTGCGATGCACCATGTGCCCGCGCTCGACCGCGATTTCACGCAAGTGCCGCTGCTGTCGACCGAATTCACGGTCGTGATGCGCGACGGCCACCCGCTCGCGCACGCGCGCCGGTTAGAGGATTTGCTCGAAGCCGAGTGGATCGTGACCGTCGGCGCCGAACAGTTTCCGCACAGCGTGATGATCGCGATGTTCGAGGCGCGCGGGCTGCCGCTGCCGAAGCGGCTGTTGCGCTCGCCGATGTCGTTCGCGGTGACGCTCGGGCTCGTCGCGCGCTCCGACGTGATCGGCTGCTTCACGCGCCCGCTGGCCGCAATGGTGGCGCCGCTCGGCATCCGCACGGCCGCGCTCGACGAAAGCATGCCGCGCTTCGACCTGTCGATCATCGCGCGCCGCGACCTGCTGCCGACGCCCGCCGTATCGCAATTCGTCACGTGCCTGCAGCGCGCGGTCAACGAAACGCTCGGTTGA
- a CDS encoding ABC transporter substrate-binding protein produces the protein MKKILAAVTVALLAVSAGTAYAKDWSTVRFGVDASYPPFESKGADGKVVGFDVDLGNEICRRINAKCVWIENDFDGMIPALKARKFDGVLSSMSMTPARQEQIAFSSKLFNTPTRLVTKKGAGLMPTAESLKGKSIGVEQGTIQETYAKTYWAPKGVTVVPYQNQDQVYADLISGRLDGALQDAVQAEIGFLKTPRGANFDFAGKDIDDPKTLGNGAGIGLRKEDTDLKAKIDGAIAAMRKDGTYQKIAKKYFDFDVYGK, from the coding sequence GTGAAAAAGATTCTTGCGGCTGTGACCGTAGCCCTGCTCGCCGTATCGGCCGGCACTGCCTACGCGAAGGACTGGTCGACCGTGCGCTTTGGCGTCGACGCAAGCTACCCGCCTTTCGAGTCGAAAGGCGCTGACGGCAAAGTGGTCGGTTTCGACGTCGATCTCGGCAACGAAATCTGCCGCCGCATCAACGCGAAGTGCGTGTGGATCGAGAACGACTTCGACGGGATGATCCCGGCGCTGAAGGCGCGCAAGTTCGACGGTGTGCTGTCGTCGATGTCGATGACCCCGGCGCGCCAGGAACAGATCGCGTTCTCGTCGAAGCTGTTCAACACGCCGACGCGCCTCGTCACGAAGAAGGGCGCGGGCCTGATGCCGACGGCCGAATCGCTGAAGGGCAAGTCGATCGGCGTCGAGCAAGGCACGATCCAGGAAACCTACGCGAAGACGTACTGGGCGCCGAAGGGTGTCACGGTCGTGCCGTACCAGAACCAGGACCAGGTCTACGCCGACCTGATCTCGGGCCGTCTGGACGGCGCGCTGCAGGACGCGGTGCAGGCTGAAATCGGCTTCCTGAAGACGCCGCGCGGCGCGAACTTCGATTTCGCCGGCAAGGACATCGACGATCCGAAGACGCTCGGCAACGGCGCCGGCATCGGCCTGCGCAAGGAAGACACCGACCTGAAGGCGAAGATCGACGGCGCAATCGCCGCGATGCGCAAGGACGGCACGTACCAGAAGATTGCGAAGAAGTACTTCGATTTCGACGTGTACGGCAAGTAA
- a CDS encoding succinylglutamate desuccinylase/aspartoacylase family protein, translating to MQTQTHPLISPAIGTQRQITSFHYGPRGGKKVYIQSSLHADELPGMLVAALLRRKIAALETAGKLRGEVVIVPVPNPIGLSQHVFGDHLGRFELGSMQNFNRNFHDLAALVLPRIESRLTNDAQRNVAAVRAAMREALDEQKPRTELESQRLALQKLSFDADIVLDLHCDNDAVMHLYTNPDLWEDVEPLARYLDAQASLLALNSVGNPFDEIHSFCWSDLRNRFGDRFPIPNGAISVTVELRSERDVSYEFAEKDSQAIVEYLTERGVIDGTPAPLPPLAHPATPLAGTDPLVAPVSGVIVFRTPVGAWIEAGQEVADIVDPLSDRVISLKSSVSGVLYARQVVRFATAGMEVARIAGATPIRTGSLLSA from the coding sequence ATGCAAACGCAGACCCATCCGCTGATTTCCCCCGCCATCGGCACCCAACGCCAGATCACCAGCTTTCACTACGGCCCGCGCGGCGGCAAGAAGGTCTACATCCAGTCGTCGCTGCACGCGGACGAGCTGCCCGGCATGCTGGTCGCCGCGCTGTTGCGTCGCAAGATCGCCGCGCTCGAGACGGCCGGCAAGCTGCGCGGCGAAGTGGTGATCGTGCCGGTGCCGAATCCGATCGGTCTGTCGCAGCATGTGTTCGGCGATCACCTTGGCCGCTTCGAGCTCGGCTCGATGCAGAACTTCAACCGCAATTTCCACGATCTCGCCGCGCTCGTGCTGCCGCGCATCGAGAGCCGGCTGACGAACGACGCGCAGCGCAACGTCGCCGCGGTACGCGCCGCGATGCGCGAGGCGCTCGACGAACAAAAGCCGCGCACCGAGCTCGAATCGCAGCGCCTCGCGCTGCAAAAGCTGTCGTTCGACGCCGACATCGTGCTCGACCTGCATTGCGACAACGACGCGGTGATGCATCTGTACACGAATCCCGACCTGTGGGAAGACGTCGAGCCGCTGGCCCGCTACCTCGATGCGCAGGCGTCGCTGCTCGCGCTGAACTCGGTCGGCAATCCGTTCGACGAGATCCACAGCTTCTGCTGGTCGGATCTGCGCAACCGCTTCGGCGACCGTTTCCCGATCCCGAACGGCGCGATTTCGGTCACGGTCGAACTGCGCAGCGAGCGCGACGTGTCGTACGAGTTCGCGGAAAAGGATTCGCAGGCGATCGTCGAATACCTGACCGAGCGCGGCGTGATCGACGGCACGCCCGCCCCGCTGCCGCCGCTCGCGCATCCGGCCACGCCGCTCGCGGGCACCGATCCTCTCGTTGCGCCGGTCTCCGGCGTGATCGTGTTCCGCACGCCGGTCGGCGCGTGGATCGAGGCCGGCCAGGAAGTGGCCGACATCGTCGATCCGCTCAGCGATCGCGTGATCTCGCTGAAGAGCAGCGTATCCGGCGTGCTGTACGCGCGCCAGGTCGTGCGCTTCGCGACGGCCGGGATGGAAGTCGCGCGCATCGCCGGTGCGACGCCGATCCGCACCGGGTCGCTGCTGTCGGCCTGA
- a CDS encoding MetQ/NlpA family ABC transporter substrate-binding protein → MRRSILTGLGALAAALAFAAPGAHADSQTLKIGTMSGPDAQIWTEVTKVAAREGLAIKVIEFNDYVQPNAALDAGDLDANGFQHQPFLDSQIKQRGYKIVNVGLTYTAPMGFYSKKLKSLKDLPAGAKVGIQNDPSNGNRALLLLQKYGVIKLKPGVGTNGVNATPLDVAENPKKIRIVELDAAQLPRALPDLDAASINTDYAVKAGLTPVKDAIAIEDLRGPYANLIAVRAQDKDKPWVKKLVAAYESDDVRKFIDQKFGGAIVPAF, encoded by the coding sequence ATGCGACGTTCGATCCTGACCGGCCTCGGCGCGCTTGCCGCCGCGCTGGCCTTTGCCGCGCCCGGCGCGCACGCCGATTCGCAGACGCTGAAGATCGGCACGATGAGCGGCCCCGACGCGCAGATCTGGACCGAGGTGACGAAAGTCGCCGCACGCGAAGGCCTCGCGATCAAGGTCATCGAATTCAACGACTACGTGCAGCCGAATGCGGCGCTGGACGCGGGCGACCTCGACGCGAACGGTTTCCAGCACCAGCCGTTTCTCGACAGCCAGATCAAGCAGCGCGGCTACAAGATCGTCAATGTCGGGCTGACGTATACGGCGCCGATGGGCTTCTATTCGAAGAAGCTGAAGTCGCTGAAGGATTTGCCGGCGGGCGCGAAGGTCGGGATCCAGAACGATCCGTCGAACGGCAACCGTGCGCTGCTGCTGTTGCAGAAATACGGGGTGATCAAGCTGAAGCCGGGTGTCGGCACGAACGGCGTGAACGCGACGCCGCTCGACGTCGCCGAGAATCCGAAGAAAATCCGGATCGTCGAGCTCGACGCCGCGCAATTGCCGCGCGCGCTGCCGGATCTCGATGCCGCGTCGATCAACACCGACTACGCGGTGAAGGCCGGGCTCACGCCGGTGAAGGATGCGATCGCGATCGAGGACCTGCGCGGGCCGTACGCGAACCTGATCGCCGTGCGCGCGCAGGACAAGGACAAGCCCTGGGTGAAGAAGCTCGTCGCGGCCTATGAATCGGACGACGTGCGCAAGTTCATCGACCAGAAATTCGGCGGCGCGATCGTGCCGGCGTTCTGA